In the genome of Thunnus maccoyii chromosome 15, fThuMac1.1, whole genome shotgun sequence, one region contains:
- the LOC121913486 gene encoding major histocompatibility complex class I-related gene protein-like, producing the protein MELVFLLIFFPVTLSVKHSLKFFFTMSSGVKNFPDFVVVGMVDEVQWVYCDSIINTVEGKQDWSQKMFEDDPQHLEWYTQKCLLHQHKYKAHADILKQQLNQTEGVHIFQMMDGCEWDDETGEANGFAQYGYDGEDFLAFDLKTLTWIALKPQAVITKHKRNKDRALNERWNYFLTQQCPELLKKYLDLGKSSLLRTEFPSVSLLQKTPSSPVSCHATGFYPHRAEMFWRKDGEELHEDVEHGEILPNHDGSFQMSVDLNLSSVTPEDWRRYECVFHLSGAKNDIVTKLDKAVIGTNWGKTGILTLLWFFLYQKCIGMPLMHCECFVLVPVSPSEFPAGPVIGGVVGLLLLLAVCITGVFIWRRRDNGFRPANSSDSSSSDPSSVKDAALN; encoded by the exons ATGgagcttgtttttctgctcatctTCTTTCCGGTCACACTTTCAG TGAAACACTCGCTGAAGTTTTTCTTCACAATGTCCTCTGGAGTCAAAAACTTCCCAGATTTTGTGGTTGTTGGGATGGTTGATGAAGTTCAATGGGTTTACTGTGACAGCATCATTAACACAGTGGAAGGCAAACAGGACTggtcacaaaaaatgtttgaagatgATCCACAACACTTGGAGTGGTACACTCAGAAGTGTTTATTACACCAACATAAATACAAAGCTCATGCTGACATTTTGAAGCAgcaactgaaccaaactgaag gtgtccaCATCTTCCAGATGATGGATGGCTGTGAATGGGATGATGAGACTGGAGAGGCTAATGGTTTTGCTCAGTATGGTTATGATGGAGAAGACTTCTTAGCATTTGACCTGAAGACACTGACATGGATCGCTCTAAAACCACAAGCTGTCATCACCAAACACAAGCGAAACAAAGATAGAGCTCTCAATGAAAGGTGGAACTACTTCCTCACCCAGCAGTGCCCTGAGTTATTGAAGAAGTATTTGGACCTTGGGAAGAGCTCTCTGCTGAGAACAG AGTttccctcagtgtctctcctccagaagactccctcctctccagtcagctgccacgCTACAGGTTTCTACCCTCACAGAGCCGAgatgttctggaggaaagatggagaggagcttcaTGAGGACGTGGAACATGGAGAGATCCTCCCCAACCATGATGGATCCTTCCAGATGAGTGTTGACCTGAACCTTTCATCAGTCACAcctgaagactggaggaggtacgaatgtgtgtttcatctctctggtgCAAAGAACGACATCGTCACCAAACTGGACAAAGCAGTGATCGGAACCAACTGGGGTAAGACTGGAATACTGACTTTACtatggtttttttt ataccaaaaatgcaTTGGCATGCCCTTGAtgcactgtgaatgttttgttctggttccagtttctccctCAGAGTTCCCTGCTGGTCCTGTTATTGGAGGTGTtgtaggactgctgctgctcctggcagTCTGTATCACTGGAGTCTTCATCTGGAGAAGGAGAGATAATG GATTCAGGCCTGCAAACT ctTCAGACTCGTCATCCTCTGATCCATCTTCAGTCAAAGATGCAGCTCTTAACTGA